From the Fibrobacter sp. UWB10 genome, one window contains:
- a CDS encoding TIGR02147 family protein has protein sequence MFSKIMYIKVVNRFLDIYQFTHFRKFLEEYQVARAKEEPGFTRTEICNLLGLEKSRSYFADVVRGKKVTPRMVAKFIEILELDKKEAKYFETLVELDQAKNETIRNAAMQELLKQHPNPQHILNEDAYEYYSHWYNSALFAILDAMDVDDDMTPVQKRIFPKVPLGKLKDSLALLERLGLARKNEAGFWKPTKESISSGPYNNADLIKQYQLQCFELSKQALMTPPKQPTVMSTLTFSISSDAYKKLEAELQEFKAKARRIIGEDKEKADGVYQMNIHLFSNLE, from the coding sequence ATGTTCTCAAAAATTATGTATATTAAGGTCGTGAATCGTTTTCTAGACATATACCAGTTTACGCACTTCCGCAAATTTTTGGAAGAATACCAGGTTGCCCGCGCCAAAGAGGAACCCGGTTTTACCCGTACCGAAATCTGCAATTTGCTCGGTCTCGAAAAGAGCCGTAGCTACTTCGCCGATGTGGTCAGAGGTAAAAAGGTCACCCCCCGCATGGTCGCCAAATTTATCGAAATTCTGGAACTCGACAAGAAAGAAGCCAAGTATTTCGAAACCCTGGTAGAACTCGACCAAGCCAAAAACGAAACGATTCGAAATGCCGCGATGCAAGAGCTCTTGAAACAGCATCCGAATCCGCAGCATATTTTAAACGAAGACGCCTACGAATACTACAGTCACTGGTATAACAGCGCCCTTTTTGCAATTCTTGACGCCATGGACGTAGATGACGACATGACGCCCGTGCAAAAGCGAATTTTCCCGAAGGTTCCGCTTGGAAAACTCAAGGATTCCCTCGCCCTCTTGGAAAGACTCGGACTCGCCCGCAAAAACGAAGCCGGATTCTGGAAACCCACTAAAGAAAGCATTAGTAGCGGCCCCTACAATAACGCCGACTTAATCAAGCAATACCAATTGCAATGTTTCGAACTTTCGAAGCAAGCCCTCATGACGCCGCCCAAGCAACCAACTGTAATGAGCACGCTTACCTTCAGCATTTCAAGCGACGCATACAAAAAACTCGAAGCCGAACTGCAGGAATTCAAGGCGAAGGCCCGCCGCATTATTGGCGAAGACAAAGAAAAAGCCGATGGCGTTTATCAGATGAACATCCACCTGTTCTCAAATTTGGAGTAA
- a CDS encoding immune inhibitor A domain-containing protein, which translates to MKKVLFIYMVAAVCALVIPANARPAAPGFQTVSNKDGSSVSIRHFGDEHYHYTETSDGMLVTGNGDGSYVYVGEDGTASDVIAKNVADRTSEEKSFLNSLNQEAVHQKHQELNGGRFPEEEGLNENESFSHAPVMSYNQDGVSTKMLRRPTSEKWTTGERWFPVLLIGTTDKAHGDSAEFYSFLNQPGYTKNNNVGSLRDYFLYVSDSLFDPHFDVYPITLNKALTDFGTGDNFKEGQFTAMGIDSLVKRSDFLAKAKKYCMKNSNVDGFIFLFPGMEQDALKQSELFWGHQFWMQSNGSSSGWFPSAYKAGGYTFDKYLFIAQYADGSRNGKINKMGIFAHEFSHVMGLNDHYGKDSNNRQVDGPGAYDVMSLGMYNGTTFNEGNAPMGYSAYEKEIMGWLKLTELEADKVYSLKKLSEMQAYSVTNPNQNDEYYIVEYRPAESYDSYIKSSINWNQRGNGVYVWYIDYDKTICVTNNNANGDINHQRVAIKAVQAAKGYYADFTYVNKSGRASVPGIYNIVLDGDERACFTTSQGMSLTACPEESSSSVASSSSVASSSSVARSSSSIARSSSSVKSSSSQTVVKSSSSEKLESSSSSAIMGIAATVSMSQVQFLQEGRLLHVLADVPGLKSVRLFDMQGHLLYSEKFSGSAVTLDLGAVGRGAFVVRLTAGNRVLAMKKL; encoded by the coding sequence ATGAAAAAGGTGCTATTCATATATATGGTTGCGGCGGTGTGCGCTCTGGTGATTCCGGCAAATGCGCGTCCGGCTGCTCCAGGATTCCAGACAGTTTCCAATAAAGACGGTAGTTCTGTTTCGATTCGTCATTTTGGCGATGAACATTATCACTATACCGAAACCTCCGACGGAATGTTGGTGACGGGTAATGGTGACGGTAGCTATGTGTATGTGGGCGAAGATGGTACCGCAAGCGATGTTATCGCAAAAAACGTGGCTGATCGCACCTCCGAAGAAAAGTCATTCTTGAACAGTTTAAATCAGGAGGCGGTTCATCAGAAGCACCAAGAACTGAATGGGGGCCGATTTCCCGAGGAAGAAGGACTGAACGAAAACGAAAGCTTTAGCCATGCGCCAGTGATGTCTTATAATCAGGATGGCGTGTCTACCAAGATGCTTCGCCGTCCGACTTCTGAAAAGTGGACAACTGGTGAGCGCTGGTTCCCCGTGCTTTTAATCGGGACAACCGACAAGGCTCATGGTGATTCTGCTGAATTCTACAGTTTTTTGAACCAGCCTGGTTACACCAAGAATAATAATGTGGGAAGCCTGCGCGACTATTTCTTGTATGTCTCAGACAGCCTGTTCGACCCGCATTTTGACGTATATCCGATAACGCTTAATAAAGCTTTGACCGACTTTGGAACGGGGGATAACTTTAAGGAAGGGCAGTTTACGGCAATGGGAATTGATTCCCTTGTCAAACGCAGTGATTTTTTGGCAAAGGCTAAAAAATACTGCATGAAAAACTCCAATGTCGATGGTTTTATTTTCTTGTTCCCCGGTATGGAGCAGGACGCCTTGAAACAAAGTGAACTTTTTTGGGGTCACCAGTTCTGGATGCAGAGCAACGGGTCTTCGTCGGGCTGGTTCCCATCGGCATACAAGGCCGGTGGCTATACCTTTGACAAGTACCTGTTTATAGCTCAATATGCCGATGGGTCTCGAAATGGTAAAATCAACAAAATGGGAATTTTCGCCCATGAATTCAGTCATGTGATGGGCTTGAATGATCACTACGGCAAAGATTCGAATAACCGTCAGGTCGATGGCCCGGGTGCCTATGACGTTATGTCGCTTGGCATGTATAACGGAACGACGTTTAACGAAGGCAATGCGCCTATGGGTTATTCCGCTTATGAAAAAGAAATTATGGGTTGGTTGAAGCTGACCGAATTGGAAGCGGACAAGGTATATTCCCTCAAGAAATTGAGCGAAATGCAGGCCTATTCTGTCACAAATCCGAATCAAAACGATGAATACTACATTGTTGAATACCGCCCGGCGGAATCTTATGATTCTTATATAAAGAGCTCTATCAATTGGAACCAACGTGGCAACGGCGTGTATGTGTGGTATATCGATTACGATAAAACGATTTGTGTGACAAACAATAATGCAAATGGCGATATTAATCACCAGCGCGTGGCGATCAAGGCGGTGCAGGCGGCCAAGGGTTATTATGCAGACTTTACCTATGTGAACAAGAGTGGCAGGGCTTCTGTGCCGGGTATTTACAATATTGTGCTAGATGGTGATGAAAGGGCGTGCTTTACGACTTCGCAGGGAATGTCTTTGACGGCTTGCCCCGAAGAATCGAGTTCGTCTGTTGCAAGCTCCAGCAGTGTTGCAAGTTCTAGCAGTGTGGCTAGAAGTTCCAGCAGCATCGCCAGAAGTTCTAGTAGTGTGAAATCGAGTTCTAGCCAGACTGTGGTAAAATCTTCTTCTAGCGAAAAGCTGGAGTCTAGTTCGTCTTCGGCTATTATGGGAATTGCAGCGACTGTTTCTATGTCGCAGGTGCAGTTCTTGCAGGAAGGTCGCTTGCTCCATGTGCTTGCAGATGTTCCTGGCCTCAAGAGTGTGCGCCTGTTCGATATGCAAGGTCACTTGCTCTATTCAGAAAAATTCTCTGGCAGTGCTGTGACGCTTGATCTCGGTGCCGTTGGCCGTGGCGCATTTGTGGTGCGCCTGACGGCTGGCAACAGAGTACTCGCGATGAAAAAACTTTAA
- a CDS encoding glycosyl hydrolase, with product MNTLAFQIGAWVGGPGETPQPTAENVQAFQDLQGSHLDLINHFALFDINDWDNVKQYADVAKANGSTLVITWMPNGYGAQDIVDGKTDNYIREFSKGVKEFGDEIWLRPLHEANGDWYDWGVGKKDAGNTDANVAEAFRHIVNIFREESVTNVKWVWTTNASNHGHGTTFTGNYPGDDYVDYISIDGYNWGKSQDWSNWQTFTQVFKKSYEALSTINKPLFIAEISCSEKGGNKAEWITDMFEQFQTNFSRVFAVMWFSQSKDYEGDWALNTSQAAVDAWKAGIAK from the coding sequence ATGAACACACTTGCATTCCAGATCGGCGCCTGGGTCGGCGGCCCAGGTGAAACCCCGCAGCCCACAGCCGAAAACGTACAGGCATTTCAAGATTTGCAAGGCAGCCATCTTGACCTCATCAACCATTTCGCACTGTTCGACATCAACGACTGGGACAACGTGAAGCAATATGCCGATGTTGCCAAGGCAAACGGTTCGACACTGGTGATTACATGGATGCCAAATGGCTACGGAGCACAAGACATTGTCGACGGCAAGACCGATAATTACATTCGCGAATTTTCGAAGGGAGTCAAGGAATTTGGCGACGAAATTTGGCTACGTCCGTTGCACGAGGCAAATGGCGACTGGTACGACTGGGGCGTGGGCAAGAAAGACGCTGGCAACACCGATGCAAACGTAGCCGAAGCATTTCGCCATATCGTGAACATATTCCGCGAAGAAAGCGTAACAAATGTCAAATGGGTGTGGACTACAAACGCTTCAAATCACGGCCACGGCACAACCTTTACAGGAAACTACCCCGGCGACGATTACGTAGACTACATTTCCATCGACGGCTACAACTGGGGCAAGAGTCAAGATTGGTCTAATTGGCAAACCTTCACGCAAGTGTTCAAAAAATCCTACGAAGCGCTTTCCACCATCAACAAGCCGCTCTTTATTGCAGAAATTTCATGTTCTGAAAAAGGTGGCAACAAAGCGGAATGGATTACCGACATGTTCGAGCAGTTCCAGACAAACTTTTCTAGAGTATTCGCCGTAATGTGGTTCAGCCAAAGCAAGGATTACGAAGGCGACTGGGCGCTCAACACATCGCAAGCCGCCGTGGATGCCTGGAAAGCTGGAATAGCCAAGTAA
- a CDS encoding GntR family transcriptional regulator gives MKVEDFCKWLESAGFKDGDRLPSVRDVASSSGASTCTVFRAYKKMVEEGKIYAEHGNGHFWGRKPEFAVDVHERESDRLERLLLEAWKSGRISTNGPLPSIKELSSTFETLSSQMQRALEALRGKGVLKRRGKGRYYFVSAQPSSMKSKEILLIMRCNPSGDFNCLGERELLFVQKVYAEAHRNNLKVKLLGYFEKTGAFLDASGNRVEMENFRECFGAIISTMLVFNMNRLFAELARTRFPVAVWWEHSLSTIPRALKSEKRYAFFNLAFGEFPGRAVGRFLKERGVASVAYVSPYHSSSWSIDRLHGLKRAGLHVYEATDATHASPFDFMRESRSKSHFRSILLSLAKTIPSVDAWVVANDYVGAELLSLIKQGKLKKPPYMVSFDNSTDSYRIRLDSFEFNFESLAAQSIYHLISPGVTLYKSNDFRELSGRVVEK, from the coding sequence ATGAAAGTCGAAGATTTTTGCAAATGGCTTGAATCTGCTGGGTTCAAAGATGGGGACAGACTCCCTTCTGTGCGTGATGTTGCCTCGTCTTCGGGGGCGTCAACGTGTACCGTTTTCCGCGCGTATAAAAAAATGGTGGAAGAGGGGAAAATCTATGCCGAGCACGGGAATGGTCATTTTTGGGGGCGAAAACCCGAATTTGCCGTTGACGTGCATGAACGCGAAAGCGATCGATTGGAACGACTGCTATTGGAAGCGTGGAAATCCGGAAGAATTTCAACGAATGGCCCACTTCCCTCCATCAAGGAACTGAGCTCGACGTTTGAAACTTTGTCGAGTCAAATGCAGCGTGCACTAGAGGCGTTACGTGGTAAAGGGGTACTTAAACGCAGGGGAAAAGGACGCTACTATTTCGTTAGTGCACAGCCCTCCTCGATGAAGTCTAAGGAAATCTTGTTGATTATGCGTTGCAATCCGAGTGGCGATTTTAATTGTCTCGGTGAACGAGAACTCCTGTTTGTGCAGAAGGTGTACGCAGAAGCTCACCGCAATAATCTTAAGGTCAAACTACTTGGTTATTTTGAAAAAACGGGGGCCTTCCTGGATGCGAGCGGCAATCGTGTCGAGATGGAAAATTTCCGCGAATGTTTCGGAGCGATTATCTCGACAATGCTAGTGTTCAACATGAACAGACTGTTTGCTGAACTTGCTCGCACACGGTTCCCTGTGGCAGTGTGGTGGGAACACTCGCTTTCAACGATTCCACGTGCGCTCAAAAGTGAAAAACGTTACGCATTTTTCAACCTCGCCTTTGGTGAATTTCCGGGGCGTGCGGTGGGACGATTCTTGAAGGAACGTGGTGTGGCGAGCGTGGCGTATGTTTCGCCATACCATTCCAGTTCTTGGTCCATTGACCGTTTGCATGGGCTAAAAAGGGCGGGATTACACGTGTACGAGGCTACCGATGCAACGCATGCAAGTCCGTTTGATTTTATGCGTGAATCTCGTTCCAAGTCTCATTTCAGAAGCATCCTGTTGTCGCTTGCTAAAACTATTCCGTCCGTAGATGCTTGGGTGGTGGCAAATGACTATGTGGGCGCGGAACTGCTTTCGCTCATAAAGCAGGGAAAACTCAAAAAGCCGCCTTACATGGTGTCATTTGACAATTCTACGGACAGCTACCGCATTCGCCTTGATTCTTTCGAATTCAACTTTGAATCGCTTGCCGCGCAGTCCATATACCACCTGATTTCTCCGGGCGTCACCTTGTATAAATCGAACGATTTCCGCGAGCTTTCGGGCCGCGTGGTGGAAAAATAA
- a CDS encoding glycoside hydrolase family 43 protein, whose amino-acid sequence MGVLETFRAACVALSLAAVAAFAASVAVHDPSVIVVYKDAGGNSYPENDAAKSRTKYYYIFGTMNGAAYSRDMLDWTPFTPQLSRGGTVYVTGNEARDDYYSVFKAEADYAEHTNSATAKGNLWAPDIVWNKKLKKWCLYFSMAGEDWKSSIVLLTSDKIEGPYEYKGAVVYGGMDKQTAGSAANADYAKVTGSSTIDERYYIANNGVTNLGKWDGGYGSSCIDPNVFYDEDGNLWLLYGSWSGGLFLVKLDESTGLRDYSYKYGNNGAAKWSGTSMLEDPYMGIHVGGGYYVSGEGSYIQYFKDADGNGYYYLFVSYGFYSPEGGYTMRVFRSKDVKGPYVDVDGTPAIFEKFILNYWGNTDRGFPIVANYRWSFWAEDRAEIADGHNSLLRDDDGGMYLVYHRKFNNHTGWHNVETHQLFFNRMGWIVAAPFEYHEGYGLPARALDRSDIAGPYKVIMHNPPRNNPQTWEDSVAVNQEQDMQLNADGTVTGAYTGTWDYDYAKGRSYVTLTLGGTVYEGVELDQLQNDMSKRTLTFSAMNKAGNRAFWGYRVPKTEVLQDARYYGDSVKVVGKKDFSTAWDAYDEFESVKVSGNFVAEFEFRNKVKSGAENWNNWVLVFRNGGDMWYLRADGYSVETLGGENTVHYWNAWGENWDAFKKMYDGAKVRLRAEKDGYLINVYAFLRGAAKDGSDSLVYAVTATGTPVGDYEILLGADAASLELSRVAYGTLENRIVAGTINDGGEYNVAFNAQKTAEYKVSGDFSATFRFMNYGNKPVYGLADANKVNNWDNYIVRATAGGATTLLRADAFAMDNAGTFDYDFDWNWDDFAGIMRNAEVVMDVSREKDVVTYSARITAQDGKAYHYKAVNRGTSTAEMLLGFTCEKSVVDLLSVSVNSVAGDSTQIQVEDPDSSTTSFAVRNGVETGRSLQDMRGAKVYDVRGRLLGTADSPRVKEMRLRKARRPVFAK is encoded by the coding sequence ATGGGTGTATTGGAAACATTCAGGGCGGCGTGTGTCGCCTTATCTCTCGCGGCTGTTGCCGCATTTGCGGCCTCGGTCGCCGTTCACGATCCTTCCGTCATTGTGGTCTATAAGGACGCGGGCGGGAATTCGTATCCTGAAAACGATGCGGCCAAGTCGCGGACGAAGTATTATTACATATTCGGGACCATGAACGGGGCGGCATATTCCCGCGATATGCTGGACTGGACCCCGTTTACGCCGCAGCTTTCGAGGGGCGGCACGGTGTATGTCACTGGCAACGAGGCTAGGGACGATTACTACAGCGTGTTCAAGGCGGAAGCCGACTATGCGGAACATACGAATTCCGCGACCGCCAAGGGGAACCTGTGGGCGCCCGATATCGTGTGGAACAAGAAGCTGAAAAAGTGGTGCCTGTACTTTTCGATGGCGGGCGAGGACTGGAAAAGTTCCATTGTGCTCCTGACATCCGACAAGATCGAGGGACCGTACGAGTACAAGGGTGCGGTCGTCTACGGCGGGATGGACAAGCAGACGGCGGGTTCTGCCGCCAATGCCGACTACGCGAAGGTGACCGGTTCTTCGACAATCGACGAGCGTTACTATATCGCGAACAACGGTGTCACTAATTTGGGCAAGTGGGATGGCGGCTATGGTTCCAGCTGCATCGACCCGAACGTGTTCTACGACGAGGACGGAAACCTGTGGCTCCTGTACGGTTCGTGGAGCGGCGGGCTTTTCCTGGTCAAGCTCGATGAGTCTACCGGTCTCAGGGACTATTCGTACAAGTACGGGAACAACGGCGCTGCCAAGTGGAGCGGGACTTCGATGCTCGAGGACCCTTACATGGGCATCCACGTGGGTGGCGGTTATTATGTGAGTGGCGAGGGTTCGTACATCCAGTATTTCAAGGATGCGGACGGCAATGGCTACTACTACCTGTTCGTGAGTTACGGGTTCTATTCACCCGAGGGCGGCTACACCATGCGCGTGTTCCGCAGCAAGGACGTGAAGGGACCCTATGTCGATGTGGATGGGACTCCTGCGATTTTTGAAAAGTTTATCCTGAACTATTGGGGCAATACCGACCGCGGATTCCCGATTGTCGCGAATTACCGCTGGAGTTTCTGGGCCGAAGACCGGGCCGAAATTGCGGACGGGCACAATTCGCTGTTGCGCGACGACGATGGCGGCATGTACCTGGTTTATCACCGCAAGTTCAACAACCATACGGGTTGGCACAATGTCGAGACTCACCAGCTGTTCTTTAACAGAATGGGCTGGATTGTGGCGGCACCTTTTGAGTATCACGAGGGTTACGGGCTACCGGCGCGTGCGCTCGACCGCAGCGATATCGCGGGCCCGTACAAGGTGATTATGCATAACCCGCCTAGGAACAACCCGCAGACCTGGGAAGATTCTGTGGCGGTGAACCAGGAACAGGACATGCAGCTCAATGCCGACGGTACGGTGACAGGCGCCTACACGGGAACCTGGGATTACGACTATGCGAAGGGCCGGAGCTACGTGACGCTTACTCTGGGTGGAACTGTCTACGAGGGTGTGGAGCTTGACCAGTTGCAGAACGATATGAGCAAGCGGACGCTTACGTTCTCGGCGATGAACAAGGCGGGGAACCGTGCCTTCTGGGGTTACCGTGTGCCGAAAACCGAAGTGCTGCAGGATGCCCGCTATTACGGCGACAGCGTGAAGGTCGTTGGGAAAAAGGACTTTAGCACGGCATGGGATGCCTATGACGAATTTGAGTCCGTGAAGGTAAGCGGGAACTTTGTCGCGGAATTTGAATTCAGGAACAAGGTAAAGAGCGGAGCCGAAAACTGGAACAACTGGGTGCTCGTCTTTAGGAACGGTGGCGACATGTGGTACCTGCGTGCCGACGGCTATTCCGTGGAAACGCTCGGTGGAGAAAATACGGTGCACTACTGGAACGCCTGGGGTGAAAACTGGGATGCCTTCAAGAAGATGTACGACGGTGCAAAAGTCCGCCTGCGTGCAGAAAAGGACGGCTACCTGATAAATGTGTATGCGTTCTTGCGCGGTGCGGCGAAGGATGGATCCGACTCGCTAGTGTATGCGGTTACGGCTACGGGGACACCGGTTGGTGATTACGAAATATTGCTCGGTGCCGACGCGGCGTCGCTCGAGTTGAGCCGCGTTGCCTACGGGACGCTTGAAAATCGCATCGTGGCGGGTACGATAAACGACGGTGGCGAATACAATGTAGCGTTCAATGCGCAGAAGACGGCTGAATACAAGGTCTCGGGCGACTTTAGCGCAACATTCCGCTTTATGAATTACGGAAACAAGCCGGTTTACGGGCTTGCCGATGCGAACAAGGTGAACAACTGGGACAATTACATTGTGCGTGCGACTGCCGGCGGGGCGACAACGCTGTTGCGTGCCGATGCCTTTGCGATGGATAACGCGGGGACGTTCGATTACGATTTCGACTGGAACTGGGACGATTTCGCTGGCATCATGCGCAACGCCGAAGTGGTGATGGATGTCTCGCGCGAAAAGGATGTCGTTACCTACTCGGCCCGCATCACGGCGCAAGATGGCAAGGCGTATCACTACAAGGCGGTAAACAGGGGCACATCGACTGCCGAGATGTTGCTCGGGTTTACTTGTGAGAAGAGTGTGGTCGACCTGCTTTCGGTTTCCGTGAATAGCGTGGCGGGCGACAGCACGCAAATCCAGGTGGAAGATCCTGATTCTTCGACCACGTCGTTTGCGGTTCGCAATGGCGTTGAAACGGGACGCAGCCTGCAGGATATGCGTGGCGCGAAGGTTTACGATGTGCGCGGGCGCCTGTTGGGAACTGCGGACAGCCCGCGGGTAAAGGAAATGCGTTTGCGCAAGGCCCGACGGCCCGTTTTTGCGAAGTAA